Sequence from the Coturnix japonica isolate 7356 chromosome Z, Coturnix japonica 2.1, whole genome shotgun sequence genome:
CACAAgccaacattttctttcctaacacagatgtaatatatttttctccataCTCTCTCCATCTGCTCAGATAGAACAGGACAATTTAAACAATTGTTCAAGCACCCTTCTCAAAGCTATGGGTCTCCTGCAACAGCTCATTCTAATCATGAGTGATAAGAATGTACTTTCTTTTATTATGGAGTGCAGTCTTTCTTCAGATATTTGCCCACATGAAAGTTGAATTCCTGATTTCTACACAAGGATTAGTAGCATTTGTACCCTATTCCAGCTCCAATAAGCAGGAAAGACCAAATTCAAAAGGAACAAGTGGATttgatttcagtggagaaataaaaatccGCTCCTTTTTCAGTTGATATTTTATAAgtaaggtttattttatttatgaacaTTACCATTCTTCTTTATACCAAGGATCTAAAAATTAGTTCCTTGTGTGAAGTATGCTGTATCTTAGCATAATGACAGAATATGGTACTTTCAGTTTGACTGTTTTACTCTCAGAATCAGTTCAACCAAATAAACTGAGATAATTGCTTATGTCCAGtgaaatgctttctatttttggTTCTATACTGAAAGAAATCTGCTTAATCTTCACACTAGCAAGAGAACACACATTAATTCTGACATATAATGATAGAATACCTCTATATGTATTCTTTATTTACAGTTGCTGCCATGCATCCAAAGAATGTCAAACATGGAAGAGTTTTTGGAGCTCTGGAATACTTCACTTCATGTGCATAATATTATTATAAGCAAAATATTATCCTGAGGACATTTGAAAGTCCAAAACTCCAAATGAATGGGGAAAGTAAATAGAATTGCTTCAGACAATTGGCTGGAAATATAGAGTCAGATCTTTGAAATTCCATGGCTTCCAACAATAACAGTATCAACAGAAAAAGGATGATTTTCTTAAGATACTTACTATTCAAACAGCTGCAGTTTGCAGACATTTGGCTCAAGCAACTCAAAATGTTATCAGAATATTATGGACAACAACTAAATTGCCAAAATATATTCCTGTAGAAAGCAAGACTCAagatataaagagaaaatattttatacagtGAAAGCTTGCAGGTGTTTGGGTCCTGAAGGGTACTAGTGATCTGTCAGTTCTAATTCTGCAATAGAAAAGAATTATCCATTAATTTGCAAGGAGGTCTCTTGACTTGTTTTGGGCTATATCCTACTGTTAACTCAATAGCTTTAGCACCAAAGCAATCCATGGGTCAGAGGCAAATCAAATTGCAAAGCAGTTACAAAGCAGCAAGGTAAAGGTTAGGCTCGGCAGGGAATCTAAGAGGTggtatgtgaaaaaaaaaacaaagtccGCAAGTGAGTCAGAGCTGGAGGTACATTTGGAATACAAACAGAGAGTAAGTGCCTGTGTGGTACAGTAACAATATGAGTGCATATTGTTAGGACAGGCAGCAAACCTTTTTCTTACATGTTTTTGAAAAATTAGGTGAAAAAATATAAGTTGTTCCAAAGTAActctttttaaatacagaatacagCCTCAGCCACAATGAagtaaaatgcttctttttgaaataaagaaaaaccaTCACCAACTAAAATCATACAATagtagaatcatggaatggcctgggtgggaaaggacctcaaggatcacgaatctccaatccccctgctgcATGCAAATATTAGCCTCCACAGCTAAtactagaccagactgcccagggccccatccaaatggccttgaacacctccaggaatggggcatctacaacttctctgggcagtctgttccagcacctcaccactctcacagtaacAAATAGGAGATAAACCATAGGCAGCCAGCTACTGTGGGCTAGACTGCAATTGTTCCTGTGTGCAGTAACAAGGCTTCACATGCTTCAACTAAAAGGCATAAAGATGGCAAGAGATTGCATCTGTGACACATTCTCCCCTCTTTCACATGAATGTGCAGTTGCGATGAAGTTCCTTATTTCTAGCTCAGTAACAAGACTGTTGACatggtctacctagacttcaggCCCTTGACGCAGTCCCTGACAGCATCCTCATGGAGAAGCTGCCTACCCATACTGTGGATGGGCatatgctctgctgggtgaaacactgggtGAATGGCCAGGCCCAGAGTGTCCTGGTCgatggagttaaatccagttggtggccGGTCATAagcggtgtcccccagggctcagttCTGGGGCTGCATCTATTTAACAACTTTATTAACGATCTTGACAAGGAGATCCAGTGCAGACttagtaagtttgcagacaacacaCTATGCCCTACaaggagcaactgaaggaactgggactCTTcaatgtgggggaaaaaaaggctgaaggGTGACCTTATTGGGTCATCTAATTGGGACCTAATTGGGTGatctcttccagtacctgaaaggtgatcgcagtgagagcggggctggtcttttctcactggtgacagttgacagaacaaggggaaatggcttcaagttgcaccaggggaaacacttctttacagaaagggttgttaagcactggaataggctccccaggaaggtgaTTGAGTCATCATCgctggatgtgtttaaaaattatttggatgtggtgctcagggacatgatttagcagagggctgttagggTAGCATGGTTAGGCTGTAGTTGAACTTCatggtctttttcttttccaacctgagcaattctatgattctgtgattctaataaACTTCAGTGATTGTTCTATTCACAGCCAGCAGAAACTGCTTTAGTCACAGACAAAAATCCCTCTAAGCTGCTAACAAAGTTTAGCAAGTTACACCACAGAATTATGTAGGTagctccagaagtaatgcctcctatttatttccaagcagaTATGAAGACCAGAACAAACTATGCAGGGTGGAAGTGTGGCTGGGCCCAGATGTGGGAGGACTGTGAGGTGGGCAGGTTCCCAGAGCCCTCTGTGACACGGCAGGGCGTTACAGTGGGGCTCAGCTCCGAGTCCCCCAGCGTCCCCCAGCCACATTTCCCAGTGGGGCCTGGGAAGTGCCAGGGCTGTTGTTGCCAgcgctgctctgctctgctagAGCTGCTCTGCCGGCAGGAGAAGGCCAGGGAAACCTTTGAGATAGTGTGAGAATCTGCTTGCCAAGAGGCAAGGAACAGGAGCAAGGGAGTGAGCACCGCTTGTCCAACTGCTGCTCAGCATGGTAACTGGGGTGTTCAGATACTTGCTCTTGAAACCCTTGGATCCCAATGAGCTTTCCTTACTCAAGGAGCTCACCACCTCGGGTAAGGCTTCAGGGGCCCTTGGGGCAGCGCTGTGGTAGCAAAGACAGAGAGGAGACGAGGTGTGGAAAGCTGGGGGCTGGGCAGCTGGGGGAAGGGACCCAGGAGGGGCCTGGTGTCTGCGAGCAGAGCCATGCCCGGCTCAGGGATTGCTTTGGCAGCTCAGGCCCGCAGCCGGTGCCAGGACCCCCTTCCCCAGAGcgcatcccttccctctccagACCCGCCCCGGGCGCAGTGTGCACTTCCCGCTCGCTGGGCACGgtcaggagctgtgctgggaagctACAGCAGCGCGAGTAGCTTCTGCTGAGGGCAAGGGAGAGCTTGGTGGCAATCTGCTCTCTCCTCTGTTGGGGAAGGGGTTTCAGAGTGGTTGGGCATTGCCAGCTCCAAGCGTGATGGatccttttgctttccagaaatcTGCAGAGTGTGGGACGCCACATCCAAGTACGTTTGCAGAcagctgcaggagaagaagGTGAGCCTTACCTCCTACTCGTTGCCCAGCTCGTCCCTCTGCACCCGAGTGGCAGGCAGGCCGCACAGCACCATGCCCAGGGCCAGCAGGTCAACCAGCATCTTCCCCACCTCCaacccagcactgccatggTTCCCTCTTCTTGTTTGACTTCTCAGGCGGTGGATATCGGGATTGGGAGCTTTGCAGTTGTGCCAGCTCGTGTCGCCGCTGGAAAGGATGGGGTTCTGGATGTGGATAAACCCATTTTCCAGATGAGCCAACACGTTCAGAGATTTTACAAGCTGAAGAAGCCTAAGACCAAAATTCCTCGTAAGAagaattttgctttgctttactcTACTGAAAAATGCCCCAGCATTTTGCTCCATGCTGAAATCCCTGTGACATGGCAAGAGCAAAGTCTCTTGCAGCCTGGAGAGTGCTGGGGGATGGTGCACACgcagcatcccagcagcctGCCCCTCCCCTGGGCACCAGCCCTATTTGCCCAGCTCTCCACGGCTTCTAACTGAATGCTGGGAGCTGGTGGCAAAGCTTCCCTGCCCCTTCTGGTGCccatcagcactgctctggAGATGTGGCCAAAGCAGACAGGGGcccactccctgcagtgctgcacaagGCCTGCCTGATGATGACCCTTCCTCTGCGAGTCTGCCAAACTGCGCAGGGAGTGACATGGCTGGTCTgggtttgttttgcagctgaggtTTTCGAGCATCCTCTGAACCTTAAGGAGATTGCTGAAAGCATCCACTTCCGTGTGCCAATCGTAAAACAGTGCATCCATGAGACCCTGCTCTTCTTTGCTGAGACCCTCCGAGGGAAGCAGGAAGTTGACTTCTTCTTCAGCAGCCTTGGCATTCTTTCTGTGAGAGGGCAGGAGGTCATCATGAACTTCTTTGacagctgtgcactgcagctggaTGCGACGGACAACATGCTGCCTGCTCTTCTTGGGGTGAGCCTGCACACCTCCAGGGCTCCATGCAGTGCTATTGAATGAGGCTTGCCACTCTTGGGAGCAACAGACACGTGTCTGTGGCCTCTCCTCACTTGTGTTTGTCCTGACTCAGGACCCTGAGATAATGAATCTGATTGCACTAAGAGGCAAAAACAAATTTACTCAACGCAGTGAGGATGGCTGTGTCATACTGCCAAGGTGAGCACAGccactcctgcagcagctggacgGCCAAGggtgcagctgctcagctcaggCTTTGGGGCAGCTTCTTGCCAAGGCCTCTCTCCTGGCAGGGTTGTTAGGGAAGAAAAGGCCTTTTTTGGGAGAGCTGCCATTCAGCCCGTGGCTCAGTCCACCCAGACAGAGCATTCCAATGGGCCAGTCCATGGGCCGTGGGCCCTGGGTGAGAGAGACTGGAGGAGGGCGTGGGGGCAGCAAGGAGGGTTCCACTTTTAGGGGCAACAGAAACTCAGGTGCAGAAGTTGCTGGAGACTGGAGGACTCCTCAGCATCCATAGAGATACCTTCAAGGGCTCATTGCTGGCTCCCAAAGAGCCTGGCCACTGTGTCAGGCACTGGGGGAGCTTGGTGCCCCTTTTGCCCACTGATGTCTTTGTGTTTCTAGGATTGCATTTGAGGACCCAAAGACTTACAGACAACTTAGTTCCCTCAAGCCCCGAAGAAATTCACAGCCATGGGGCGAGGGTGCCCGAAGAGGTACGTGAATGAGCCTGAATTGGATGAGCAATCCTTTTCTCTGCTGGGGAAGTAACCCCCAGTCAGTAAGCCCTGGCGTTCCCAAGCATCTCCCCAtttgtccctgctgctgggagagggTTGAGACAGAGCACGATAGGCTCAGGAGGAATGCAGATCTAGGATGAGACCGATGTCCAGCAGGGGCAAAGAGCCCCTGAAATGgtggctctgctcccagggTGGCAATGTGTGGGAGAGCACAGCCaagcagctctgccactgctgcttATCTGCACAGTCACAAAGATGACGTGGTGTTCTCTTGCTTCCCACATGCAGTGAGCATTTATGATCCAGTGGTGCTGGCTCGGCGCAGGGCATCTCAGGTTTTGAGGGTAGTGAGAAGATTcaaggagctggagcagcaaatGCAAAGGGATAAAGCCAGGTGAGCCTGGTTGAGAAATATAGTGGCAGGGGGTGGGGGACGCACCGTGCTCTGGCTTGTGTCAGGGAGGTGTTTCCCTCAGCCTTGGGGTCCTTGCCAAAAGGCCCTGGAAATGGCAAGGTGACAACCTCCACAATTCCTTGTTGTGATGGAGAAGAGCTGTGGGCTGCAAGACAAGTGGTGAGAAACTGCTTCAGCCTGTGttcccaccagctcagcctgctgtcTCTCTTTAGGTTGAAGCCACAACTTGAGGAGGTACATGCTGAAGAGGTGGAACAACCGAAACCAGATCAGCCAAAGCCCTCTGCCAGTGCCAAGCAGTCCTCCAGAGTGGTATGTCAGAGGCATTGATCCGCCACCCTTGAATCCCCCTGTGCTCCAGAGGAGGGCAgacatggcagcagcagcagctgccctccCAGGGGTCCCTGCCCAAGCCCCAGGAGACTGACGCTGCCAATGGTTGTGTTTCCCTGGCCTGCAGGCAGCGCGCTTGATGCACTTTCAGACCAAGGAGAAACGGCTCCAGGTGCTGATGGCCTCCAAGCGCAAGGAGGTCGAAGCTGAAATCCAGACAGAGTGCCAGGAGTACATAAAGAGGCTGAGCGCAGAGAGAAGCCAGGTACAGTGTGCACTGAGCACCCTCAGGGAAAGGGCATTTCCCCTGCTCCTCGGGAAGGGAGCAGCACAAGGCTCCTGGATACGGCAGCATTGCTGTGGCCACCTGGTGAGGAAGCATCTTCTGTCTGCCCACTGCCCTGCAAGTCACTgggcaaaggcagcagctggctgggcACGAGCATGGGAAGACTAAACCAAGACTGTGTGAGGCACCTGCCTCAGCTGAGGCACTGGGGCCCGTTCACCCACCCCTGGGCAGAAATGCCAGTGCTGGCCCTTGGCTTCAGGGAGCGAAGGCAGAGTCTGTGTTGTTGAGAGAGAGagcctgctgctcttcagtgcCATTTCCTGCACAACCACATCCTgaggggcagccccagctccttgcAACTGTTCTTTAAGATGATCTTTTGCCTTTGCAGAACCCCTTCCACCGCCTACTGGAGGGTGACCCTCGTCCTTCCTACATTGTGAGAAGGGAGTACGATCAGCAGCTGAAAGAGAGGCTGAAGGGGAGAAACAGGTGTCATCTTCCatcaaataaagagaaattcaCCCCTTACATAGTGTTTGCCTTATGTAGTTGCTTTGCACCCACAAACCACATTGCCTCAGCAGTTACTTCAgtctcagcaaagcagcattctgCTTAGGGAAGGTTGTTATTCTAGATAAGCAGGACATCTGAAGCCTAAAGCAGTGTCAATATTCCACAGGCTGTGGGACTTGCACTGAATGCTGCTAGGGCTGATGATGGAGGCTCTGTAACCAGTGATCATTAGCAACCAGGCAGCTTACCATGTTTTGTAGAAAAGTTGTGGATCAAATTTGGGACCTGACCTACTTAGCACACAAACTTTTGGCCAGACAGCACCTGCCAGTGGAACCCCACAGCTACCAGAGAGCCCCTGCAAGAACCCCATATTGCCACCAATTGTGCAAAGTATGAGATTTTAATATGTACAGCAGTTCTCAGAGAAGATGGGCACTTTCTGGAAATTCGGTGGACATTCACACACGTCAGTACAGGTAATCTGCATGCTTTAGTTCCTGGGTATGCACACATCTATCCGCATTAGACATTTTCGAGAATGCAGAAGAGGAGCTGGGGAGACTCTCCTATTTCTCAGAGTTTTCAATTGcttgaaaagcttttctcctgctttggTTTTAGTGTTACAGTTCACTGGTCCACACTGCATTTACTGTACTGCAACTACTAAGGAGGGAAGAACCTTGCAGGGAACCTGGCCAGAAAAGTTTACTGTTGTCCCTACAAATTTCAGGCGGAATGGCTTTGGGAGTACACCTAGAGGGACAACAGATAGGTCGTTCTGAAAGCAGTGCCTCCTATTCATtgccatggaaactacaacaggtacaaagagcacaggaactactgaaaactatttttccatatagtcatcaccattagctatgcaatGAACAgagtctgcatgctgtgctcataacaacctgtgccagtggagatgacccactgtttcacag
This genomic interval carries:
- the LOC107306549 gene encoding coiled-coil domain-containing protein 81-like, whose amino-acid sequence is MVTGVFRYLLLKPLDPNELSLLKELTTSEICRVWDATSKYVCRQLQEKKAVDIGIGSFAVVPARVAAGKDGVLDVDKPIFQMSQHVQRFYKLKKPKTKIPPEVFEHPLNLKEIAESIHFRVPIVKQCIHETLLFFAETLRGKQEVDFFFSSLGILSVRGQEVIMNFFDSCALQLDATDNMLPALLGDPEIMNLIALRGKNKFTQRSEDGCVILPRIAFEDPKTYRQLSSLKPRRNSQPWGEGARRGT